The following are from one region of the Methyloversatilis discipulorum genome:
- a CDS encoding SRPBCC family protein, with the protein MSTHTVRLHRVIPSTADRVYRAFLDPDAWAKWLPPHGYIGTVHLMEPRVGGRYRMSFTNLTTGHSHSFGGEYLELIPGQTLRYTAVFDDPNLPGTMQTTVTLKTVSCGVDMNIVQEGIPAVIPPEGCYLGWQQSLQLLTLLVEPEIRE; encoded by the coding sequence ATGTCTACCCATACCGTCCGGCTTCATCGCGTCATTCCTTCGACTGCCGACCGCGTCTATCGCGCTTTCCTTGATCCCGACGCATGGGCCAAATGGCTGCCGCCGCACGGCTATATCGGCACGGTCCATCTGATGGAGCCGCGCGTCGGTGGCAGGTACCGGATGTCCTTTACCAACCTGACGACCGGTCATAGCCATTCCTTCGGCGGCGAGTATCTGGAGCTGATTCCCGGACAGACGCTGCGCTACACGGCGGTGTTCGACGATCCGAACCTGCCGGGCACCATGCAGACGACGGTGACGCTGAAGACCGTGTCCTGCGGCGTCGACATGAACATCGTGCAGGAGGGCATTCCGGCCGTCATTCCGCCCGAAGGCTGCTACCTGGGCTGGCAGCAGTCGCTGCAGTTGCTGACCCTGCTCGTGGAGCCGGAGATACGCGAGTGA
- a CDS encoding dihydrofolate reductase family protein produces the protein MRTQYYTATSLDGFIATEDDSLDWLFPLGDVSDTSYPAFIAEVGALAMGSSTYEWMLRHADTVAAETGAAWPYSQPTWVFSKRTLPTVPGADIRFVRGDVRPVHGAMRAAAGDRNIWIVGGGDLAGQFHDAGLLDEIIVQVGSVTLGRGKPLFPRQLTSPPLVLLSVRQVGTGFAELRYQVPSSAIAPAV, from the coding sequence ATGAGAACCCAGTACTACACCGCCACCAGCCTCGACGGATTCATCGCCACCGAGGACGACTCGCTGGACTGGCTGTTTCCGCTGGGCGACGTCAGTGACACGAGCTACCCGGCCTTCATCGCCGAGGTCGGTGCGCTGGCGATGGGGTCGTCCACCTATGAATGGATGCTGCGTCACGCGGACACGGTGGCCGCGGAAACCGGCGCGGCCTGGCCTTACAGCCAGCCGACGTGGGTGTTTTCGAAGCGGACCCTGCCAACCGTTCCCGGCGCCGACATCCGCTTCGTCCGGGGCGATGTGCGACCCGTGCATGGCGCCATGCGGGCGGCGGCGGGCGACAGGAATATCTGGATCGTCGGCGGTGGCGATCTGGCCGGGCAGTTCCATGACGCCGGGCTGCTGGACGAGATCATCGTGCAGGTGGGGTCAGTCACGCTGGGCAGGGGCAAGCCGCTGTTTCCCCGCCAGCTCACCAGCCCGCCGCTGGTGCTCCTGTCGGTCAGGCAGGTGGGCACGGGCTTCGCCGAACTGCGCTATCAGGTGCCTTCAAGCGCGATCGCCCCCGCGGTCTGA
- a CDS encoding DUF817 domain-containing protein → MPEASFSPATDARARIAGIGVEFLQFTWKEAQACLFAGLFFVAVFCVPRTGVLGLSRYDMLLLIALVIQGWMLWSGRETLDELKAICLFHLLGFALEVFKTSSGIRSWSYPDFAYTKLLGVPLFSGFMYAAVGSYIIQAWRLLQLRVEHHPPYWMAGLVATALYLNFFTHHFIGDYRWYLAAAALGLYARAQVVFRPHRVDRRMPLSLALVLIGFFIWLAENIGTFFGLWAYPHQLGAWAAVHVTKWSAWSLLVLMSFTIVTNLKHIKATVHVPA, encoded by the coding sequence ATGCCTGAAGCTTCATTCTCACCTGCAACGGATGCGCGAGCGCGGATCGCCGGGATCGGCGTCGAGTTCCTGCAGTTCACCTGGAAGGAAGCTCAGGCATGCCTGTTTGCCGGGCTGTTCTTTGTCGCGGTTTTCTGCGTTCCGCGGACTGGGGTGCTGGGGCTGTCCCGATACGACATGCTGCTGCTGATCGCGCTGGTGATTCAGGGGTGGATGCTCTGGAGCGGCCGCGAGACGCTCGATGAGCTGAAGGCCATCTGTCTGTTCCATCTGCTTGGCTTCGCGCTCGAGGTTTTCAAGACGTCCAGCGGCATCCGTTCGTGGTCCTATCCGGACTTCGCGTACACGAAGCTTCTGGGCGTTCCGCTGTTTTCCGGCTTCATGTACGCGGCGGTGGGCAGCTACATCATCCAGGCGTGGCGGCTGCTGCAGTTGCGGGTCGAGCATCACCCGCCATACTGGATGGCCGGGCTGGTGGCGACTGCGCTCTACCTGAACTTCTTCACCCACCACTTCATCGGCGATTACCGGTGGTACCTGGCCGCCGCCGCGCTGGGTCTGTACGCACGGGCGCAGGTGGTCTTCCGGCCGCACCGTGTCGATCGCCGCATGCCGCTGTCACTGGCGCTGGTGCTGATCGGGTTTTTCATCTGGCTCGCCGAGAACATCGGCACCTTCTTCGGCCTGTGGGCGTATCCGCATCAGCTCGGCGCGTGGGCGGCCGTTCATGTGACCAAGTGGAGCGCATGGTCACTGCTGGTGCTGATGAGCTTCACCATCGTGACGAACCTGAAGCACATCAAGGCCACGGTGCACGTGCCGGCGTGA
- a CDS encoding tetratricopeptide repeat protein translates to MGYFRSWRSSYSGRLIKAEPNRPRAYFERGIAHLEMRDKANALIDFEQCLRLDPAFPGAKDWHARSSN, encoded by the coding sequence ATCGGATATTTCCGATCTTGGCGGTCATCGTATAGCGGTCGCCTGATCAAAGCAGAACCCAATCGGCCAAGGGCATATTTTGAGCGAGGCATAGCCCATTTAGAGATGCGCGATAAAGCAAATGCGCTCATCGATTTCGAGCAGTGTCTCAGGCTCGATCCAGCGTTTCCAGGAGCCAAAGACTGGCATGCACGCTCCAGCAACTAA
- a CDS encoding serine/threonine protein kinase produces MAKPPPFETPFDSYTSVSVIGEGGAGMVYEVRNVAGETFALKCLAPERVNADRLKRFKNEIAFCQRQDHPNIVKVLDTGAALLKGVKVPFYVMRRYTGTLRTHMPGLSPGDALKAFSQVLDGVEAAHLSNVWHRDVKPENVLWDQAGARLVLSDFGIAHFEVEEIYTAVETKVASRLANFLYSAPEQRVRGAKVDHRADIYSLGLLLNELFTGEVPQGAGFIRVAAVSPEYSYIDDLVDGMIQQDPQKRFQSIEDIKKELIGRKNAFVALQQYEATRKQVVPTAGALEFEPITLVGLDYSRGLLTLQLSRNVPSGWAQEFHNPRGGHSAIMGYGPEAFQVRGSTLTLNIRDDERLVQQVVDHAKNYVAAANRGYVQQQQELNARAEREQRLALERSVAEAELRKNILRNVKL; encoded by the coding sequence ATGGCCAAACCTCCTCCGTTTGAAACCCCATTCGACTCGTACACCAGTGTCAGCGTCATCGGCGAAGGTGGCGCCGGCATGGTGTACGAGGTCCGAAATGTCGCGGGCGAGACGTTCGCCTTGAAGTGCTTAGCTCCGGAACGAGTTAACGCCGATCGACTCAAGCGGTTTAAGAACGAGATCGCCTTCTGCCAGCGGCAGGACCATCCGAACATAGTGAAGGTGCTCGACACCGGCGCAGCGCTATTGAAGGGTGTCAAGGTTCCCTTTTACGTCATGCGTCGATACACCGGCACGCTCAGGACTCACATGCCTGGGCTTTCGCCTGGAGACGCGCTGAAGGCGTTCTCACAGGTGCTTGACGGAGTCGAAGCTGCGCACCTCTCCAATGTCTGGCACCGGGACGTAAAGCCCGAAAACGTACTGTGGGATCAGGCGGGTGCCAGACTTGTTCTTTCCGATTTCGGCATCGCTCACTTTGAAGTGGAGGAGATATACACGGCAGTCGAGACCAAGGTCGCTTCGCGATTAGCAAACTTTCTCTACTCGGCCCCCGAGCAGAGGGTGCGAGGCGCGAAAGTTGACCATCGCGCAGATATCTACTCGTTGGGCCTGCTTCTGAACGAGCTTTTCACCGGTGAAGTGCCGCAAGGAGCAGGATTTATAAGAGTTGCAGCCGTGAGCCCGGAATACTCGTACATCGACGACCTTGTCGACGGGATGATTCAGCAGGACCCTCAGAAGCGGTTCCAGTCGATCGAGGACATCAAAAAGGAGCTGATTGGACGAAAGAACGCATTCGTCGCGCTGCAGCAGTACGAGGCAACCAGGAAGCAGGTGGTTCCGACTGCCGGAGCGTTGGAGTTCGAGCCGATCACTCTTGTTGGTCTCGACTATTCCAGGGGCCTGCTGACACTTCAGCTCAGTCGGAATGTCCCCTCAGGGTGGGCGCAGGAGTTCCACAACCCGCGGGGCGGGCACTCGGCGATCATGGGATACGGTCCGGAAGCGTTTCAAGTCCGAGGGAGCACGCTGACGCTGAACATCAGGGACGATGAACGATTGGTGCAGCAAGTGGTGGATCACGCGAAGAACTATGTAGCTGCTGCGAACCGCGGATATGTCCAGCAACAGCAAGAGCTCAATGCTCGCGCTGAACGTGAGCAACGACTGGCTTTGGAGCGATCTGTTGCTGAAGCCGAATTGCGCAAAAACATCCTGAGGAACGTCAAGCTGTGA
- a CDS encoding translocation/assembly module TamB domain-containing protein, with protein MTESEPADNSAPPPRRRRQLFGLAFTDLALLALPVLLVYWALATQSGLRAVAAAAQWAVPALQIEVASGSLVDTPRLARLVHDDGSLRIDARTVALDWSASALLRGRLDIARLSVDELRIATSPSDEAPVVPTSLELPLSLAAQVEIERLVLADYARPAVDNIVLDALHAQVESDGRTHRLDSLSLGTPWGALDGRLQLDGAAPFALNGELNFKAADYAAQATLGGALAEAADVDLRASGYGLSGTARVGVRPFAAQPLAALKLALDEFDPHSLHPSAPSGRWTVRADLAPRDGDALALTGTLSAANAAPGRIDQGRAPVTALTARIEASVAAVDVRDLRLALAGGGAVSGEVGWRSAGDLPITAALTLRDIDSAQLHAQGVRTKLGGRIDIQASGARQQFVVDLADRGPSRLALKASGHVADALLTLAQADLSARGAQAGVRGTLKLDDTLAFTVDGRLQKFDPSAFVKAPAASLSARFDAAGRLGPQIDLRAALHIEPSTLIGEPLAGRATLRLQGQRLSAVDVALDWSGNSLTAQGGFGGAQDALDWTLDARNLAALRAFTGQTLAGRVSGSGRLAGSFPAPHGRLQLQARALALGELGSVSRADIDAELAPGADGRLRLALDAADLRSPQAPVPVEQLRIDIAGTRAAHTLDADIVAGALPTERGDTPAKPSLKLAAHGALGDGPAWSGIIDRLALVISSELSATLSAPARLSASPQQATLDDARFALTGGGELVLAHTGWTPERLDARGRARGVPLRLVWRDRAAGINVRAPLKLGADWSLAALLAGDERIDGTLSLFREAGNVVVSGETRNELALSAARVDVTFAGREALAKAVLAGPDIGEARAEVALPLRRDGSLWQPDLDAPTRGSATLDVPSLAWVGRTLRLDMSTAGRLRGDVKLAGTLRAPELSGRIDGDALAFALVDAGVKLERGELRAQFEGDHLTLQSLSFESDNRSPPPDARLGAAVLTREPGRLSARGSVDLATTRADIEVAIRRFVPLQGGEQWLMLSGDGTVRGSAKEGMKLQLALKADAGLFTVPEQSAPTLGDDVVIKGRTPEEAAGPPLGLAIDVDLGERVYFKGRGLDTRLAGQLALRDEGRGLRATGNIRTVDGRYRAYGQDLVIERGVISFQGSVSNPGLNVRAIRPNLPVQAGVEVSGTVLKPRVRLVSDSAMPDSEKLSWVVLGRGQDRAGGSDLSLLATAASALLGGEGEGITGSLAQALGLDQIALTQSSTTTGPRSQVVTSSNNTTTVGGQVVSVGKRLSSNALLTYEQGVAGATSVVKLTWNLTRHLALIGSTGTEQAVDVRYVFSFK; from the coding sequence ATGACCGAAAGCGAACCTGCAGACAATTCCGCGCCGCCGCCGCGCCGCCGACGCCAGCTATTCGGGCTGGCCTTCACCGACCTCGCGCTGCTTGCCTTGCCCGTGCTCCTCGTCTATTGGGCGCTGGCGACGCAGAGCGGCTTGCGGGCAGTGGCCGCGGCTGCGCAGTGGGCCGTGCCGGCGCTGCAGATCGAAGTCGCGAGTGGCAGCCTGGTCGACACGCCGCGTCTGGCGCGGCTGGTGCATGACGACGGCAGCCTGCGCATCGACGCGCGGACGGTGGCGCTCGACTGGAGCGCCTCGGCGCTGCTGCGCGGCCGGCTCGATATCGCACGGCTGTCGGTCGACGAACTGCGCATCGCCACCTCGCCCAGCGACGAGGCGCCGGTGGTGCCAACCAGCCTCGAACTGCCGCTGTCGCTTGCCGCGCAGGTCGAGATCGAACGGCTGGTGCTCGCCGACTACGCGAGGCCTGCGGTCGACAACATCGTGCTCGACGCGCTGCACGCGCAAGTGGAATCTGACGGGCGTACGCACCGCCTGGATTCGCTGTCGCTCGGCACGCCCTGGGGCGCGCTCGACGGCCGGTTGCAGCTCGACGGCGCCGCGCCCTTCGCGCTGAACGGCGAACTGAACTTCAAGGCGGCCGACTACGCGGCGCAGGCCACGCTGGGCGGCGCGCTGGCCGAAGCGGCCGACGTCGATCTGCGCGCCAGCGGCTATGGCCTGTCGGGTACCGCGCGCGTCGGCGTGCGACCGTTCGCCGCGCAACCGCTGGCGGCGCTGAAGCTGGCGCTCGACGAATTCGATCCGCACAGCCTGCACCCATCGGCGCCGTCCGGTCGGTGGACGGTGCGCGCCGATCTGGCGCCGCGCGATGGCGACGCGCTTGCGCTGACCGGCACGCTGAGCGCGGCCAACGCCGCGCCGGGCCGTATCGATCAGGGCCGGGCACCGGTGACCGCGCTGACAGCACGCATCGAAGCAAGCGTGGCGGCGGTCGATGTGCGCGATCTGCGCCTCGCGCTGGCCGGCGGCGGCGCAGTCAGTGGCGAGGTCGGCTGGCGCAGCGCCGGCGACCTGCCGATCACCGCCGCACTGACGCTGCGCGACATCGACAGCGCGCAACTGCACGCACAGGGTGTGCGCACGAAGCTCGGCGGGCGCATCGATATCCAGGCCTCGGGCGCGCGCCAGCAGTTCGTTGTCGACCTGGCCGACCGTGGCCCCAGCCGCCTCGCGCTGAAGGCGAGCGGCCATGTCGCCGACGCGCTGCTCACGCTGGCGCAGGCCGATCTTTCCGCGCGCGGCGCTCAGGCCGGCGTGCGCGGCACGCTCAAGCTGGATGACACGCTGGCCTTCACGGTCGACGGTCGACTGCAGAAGTTCGATCCGTCGGCCTTCGTGAAGGCACCGGCCGCGTCGCTGTCGGCCCGCTTCGACGCCGCCGGCCGTCTGGGTCCGCAGATCGATCTGCGCGCCGCGCTGCACATCGAGCCGAGCACGCTGATCGGCGAACCGCTGGCCGGCCGCGCGACGCTGCGCCTGCAGGGGCAGCGCCTGTCCGCCGTCGATGTCGCGCTCGACTGGTCGGGCAACAGTCTGACCGCGCAGGGTGGCTTCGGCGGCGCGCAGGACGCGCTGGACTGGACCCTCGACGCGCGCAATCTGGCGGCGCTGCGCGCATTCACCGGGCAGACGCTGGCCGGGCGCGTGTCCGGCAGCGGGCGCCTCGCCGGCAGCTTTCCGGCGCCGCACGGACGCCTGCAATTGCAGGCTCGCGCGCTGGCGCTGGGCGAACTGGGCAGCGTGTCGCGCGCCGACATCGATGCCGAACTGGCTCCGGGGGCCGACGGTCGCCTGCGCCTCGCGCTCGACGCCGCCGACCTGCGCAGCCCGCAGGCGCCGGTGCCGGTCGAGCAGCTGCGCATCGACATCGCAGGCACGCGCGCCGCACATACGCTGGATGCCGACATCGTCGCCGGCGCGCTGCCGACGGAGCGCGGTGATACGCCAGCCAAGCCGTCGCTGAAGCTGGCCGCGCACGGCGCGCTGGGTGACGGCCCGGCGTGGTCGGGCATCATCGACCGGCTGGCGCTGGTGATTTCGTCCGAACTGAGTGCGACGCTCAGCGCACCCGCGCGGCTCAGCGCGTCGCCGCAGCAGGCGACGCTCGACGACGCGCGCTTTGCGCTGACTGGCGGTGGCGAACTGGTTCTGGCGCACACCGGCTGGACACCCGAGCGGCTCGATGCACGCGGCCGCGCCCGCGGCGTGCCGCTGCGTCTGGTGTGGCGCGACCGCGCCGCCGGCATCAATGTGCGCGCGCCGCTGAAGCTCGGCGCCGACTGGTCGCTGGCCGCACTGCTGGCCGGCGACGAGCGCATCGACGGCACGCTGTCGCTGTTCCGCGAAGCCGGCAACGTGGTGGTGTCGGGCGAAACGCGCAACGAACTGGCGCTGTCGGCGGCGCGCGTCGATGTGACCTTCGCCGGCCGCGAAGCACTGGCGAAGGCGGTGCTGGCCGGGCCGGACATCGGCGAGGCGCGCGCCGAGGTGGCGCTGCCGCTGCGCCGCGACGGCAGCCTGTGGCAGCCCGACCTCGACGCGCCGACGCGCGGCAGCGCGACGCTGGACGTGCCCTCGCTCGCCTGGGTCGGTCGCACGCTGCGCCTCGACATGAGTACCGCCGGGCGGCTGCGCGGCGACGTGAAGCTGGCCGGCACGCTGCGCGCACCTGAACTGTCGGGCCGCATCGACGGCGACGCGCTGGCGTTCGCGCTGGTCGATGCCGGTGTGAAGCTGGAGCGCGGCGAACTGCGCGCGCAGTTCGAGGGCGACCACCTGACGCTGCAGTCGCTCAGCTTCGAAAGCGACAACCGCAGCCCGCCGCCGGATGCACGGCTCGGCGCCGCCGTCCTGACGCGCGAACCGGGTCGGCTGTCGGCGCGCGGCAGCGTCGACCTCGCCACCACGCGCGCCGACATCGAGGTCGCCATCCGCCGCTTCGTGCCGCTGCAGGGCGGCGAACAGTGGCTCATGCTGTCCGGCGATGGCACGGTGCGCGGCTCGGCCAAGGAGGGCATGAAGCTGCAGCTGGCGCTGAAGGCCGACGCCGGTCTGTTCACCGTGCCGGAGCAGTCGGCGCCCACGCTCGGCGACGACGTGGTCATCAAGGGCCGCACGCCGGAAGAAGCCGCCGGCCCGCCGCTCGGCCTGGCGATCGACGTCGATCTCGGCGAGCGCGTCTACTTCAAGGGCCGCGGGCTCGATACGCGGCTGGCCGGCCAACTCGCGCTGCGCGACGAAGGCCGCGGCCTGCGCGCCACCGGCAACATCCGCACCGTCGACGGTCGCTACCGCGCCTACGGTCAGGACCTGGTGATCGAGCGCGGCGTCATCAGCTTCCAGGGCTCGGTGTCCAACCCCGGTCTCAACGTGCGCGCCATCCGCCCCAACCTGCCGGTGCAGGCCGGCGTCGAAGTCAGCGGCACGGTGCTGAAGCCGCGCGTGCGGCTGGTGTCCGACTCGGCCATGCCGGACAGCGAAAAGCTGTCGTGGGTCGTGCTCGGCCGCGGCCAGGACCGCGCCGGCGGCTCCGACCTGTCGCTGCTCGCCACCGCCGCCAGCGCGCTGCTCGGCGGCGAGGGCGAAGGCATCACCGGCTCGCTCGCGCAGGCGCTCGGCCTTGACCAGATCGCGCTGACCCAGAGCAGCACGACCACCGGCCCGCGCAGCCAGGTCGTCACCTCGTCGAACAACACGACCACCGTCGGCGGCCAGGTCGTCAGCGTCGGCAAGCGCCTGTCATCGAACGCGCTGCTCACCTACGAACAAGGCGTGGCCGGCGCCACCAGCGTCGTCAAGCTCACCTGGAACCTCACCCGCCACCTCGCGCTGATCGGCAGCACGGGGACCGAGCAGGCAGTGGATGTGAGGTATGTGTTCTCGTTCAAGTAG
- a CDS encoding HlyD family type I secretion periplasmic adaptor subunit → MAIELDAGLPSLARDRVVRAGLWVIGGTLAAMLAWAELAPVSGAVVAGGEVRVSGERKTVQHLEGGIVAELRVRDGDVVQAGQVLLVLGDARVDASLDAIENEIIGERLTLARLESEKRELPALALPDDLVELASSPRYRSLIDGEQRLFRTRRDNLREQLALLEAQAVEAQREASDVQVQVEADQRAVAALREQLQASEKLAEQKFIQHTRLLELRSGLAIREAEMAEHQAMLSRTRQNIGDFRLRKAQLRADFVQRAVDEAQLTGRKLLDLQARLNPAKDSSLRKEVIAPVAGRAVNLQVHTVGGVVRAGEPIVDIVPDETALVVEVRVQPQDVEEVHTGMPAEVRLAAYNARTTPLVSGKVSYVSADRLIDPAHGNPYYTVHVTLDARPAERIEPGMPVEAFLRTRERSMLDYLLDPVINVTRRSMRES, encoded by the coding sequence ATGGCCATCGAGCTTGATGCCGGCCTGCCGTCGCTGGCGCGCGACCGCGTGGTCCGCGCCGGGCTGTGGGTGATCGGCGGCACGCTGGCCGCGATGCTGGCCTGGGCGGAACTGGCGCCGGTTTCAGGCGCCGTGGTCGCCGGCGGTGAAGTGCGCGTTTCCGGCGAACGCAAGACGGTGCAGCACCTGGAGGGCGGCATCGTCGCCGAACTGCGGGTGCGCGACGGCGACGTGGTGCAGGCGGGGCAGGTGCTGCTGGTGCTCGGCGACGCACGCGTCGACGCCTCGCTCGACGCGATCGAGAACGAAATCATCGGCGAGCGGCTGACGCTGGCGCGGCTCGAATCGGAAAAACGCGAGCTGCCGGCACTGGCGCTGCCCGACGATCTCGTCGAGCTCGCATCGTCGCCGCGCTACCGCAGCCTGATCGACGGCGAACAGCGGCTGTTCCGCACGCGGCGCGACAACCTGCGCGAGCAGTTGGCTCTGCTCGAAGCGCAGGCGGTCGAGGCGCAGCGCGAAGCGTCCGACGTGCAGGTGCAGGTCGAGGCCGACCAGCGAGCAGTGGCGGCATTGCGCGAGCAATTGCAGGCGTCGGAGAAACTGGCCGAGCAGAAATTCATCCAGCACACGCGGCTGCTCGAACTGCGCAGCGGCCTGGCGATACGCGAGGCGGAAATGGCCGAGCACCAGGCCATGCTGTCGCGCACGCGGCAGAACATCGGCGACTTCCGGCTGCGCAAGGCGCAGCTGCGTGCCGACTTCGTGCAGCGCGCGGTCGACGAGGCGCAACTGACCGGGCGCAAGCTGCTCGACCTGCAGGCGCGGCTGAACCCCGCGAAGGACAGCAGCCTGCGCAAGGAGGTCATTGCGCCGGTGGCCGGCCGCGCGGTGAACTTGCAGGTGCATACCGTGGGCGGCGTCGTGCGCGCCGGGGAACCCATCGTGGACATCGTGCCGGACGAAACCGCGCTGGTGGTCGAGGTCCGGGTGCAGCCGCAGGACGTGGAAGAGGTGCACACCGGCATGCCGGCCGAAGTCCGGCTGGCCGCCTACAACGCCCGCACGACGCCGCTGGTCAGCGGAAAGGTGAGCTATGTGTCGGCCGACCGCCTGATCGATCCGGCGCACGGCAATCCTTACTACACCGTGCACGTGACGCTCGACGCCCGGCCGGCCGAGCGCATCGAGCCGGGCATGCCGGTCGAGGCCTTCCTGCGTACGCGCGAGCGCAGCATGCTCGACTACCTGCTCGATCCGGTGATCAACGTGACCCGTCGTTCGATGCGCGAAAGCTGA
- a CDS encoding type I secretion system permease/ATPase yields the protein MNAFIQACRRHLFWAALFSLVLNLLALALPFYTLEVFDRVFASRSVPTLVMLTLVTTIALVGMMLLDQVRARLLMSCAFGLDRALGPQVVTRLFAEAGSPGHPAQTQYIRDIANVRGFLTGPGVIALFDAPWAPLFLLLIFVFHPLLGIVATVGALVLLVCAWVNSRVTRHYNEVSARASRASSQFIDASVRNADAVRAMGMAPDLGRRWGALNDEVIRAGAASQAVGAPWTGLTRFVRLYLQVLMLGCGAWLVVRGDLGSGAMMAGTLILARALSPVEAIVSSWRSLFDFRESVARLSSLLEGSEQAREPHPLPRPIGRVDVEALTMMAGQRVLLRGVGFSLQAGQQLAVIGPSGAGKTALLRLLAGIWTPASGAVRLDGARLQDYPPDTLGAAIGYLPQNVELFPGTVAENIARMQPSPDADAVIDAARMCGAHELILRLPQGYDTEVGEGGAQLSAGQRARVGIARALYGAPALVLLDEPNANLDAEGEDALLDMLARLRERGITAVVVAHRPRMLQGMDKLLVLRDGVVEQYGDYAEIAARVTRSPRVTALNDRAAQQGGAQHGHRA from the coding sequence TTGAACGCCTTCATCCAGGCCTGTCGCCGGCATCTCTTCTGGGCTGCACTGTTCAGCCTGGTGCTGAACCTGCTCGCGCTGGCCTTGCCCTTCTACACGCTGGAGGTGTTCGACCGCGTGTTCGCCAGCCGCAGCGTGCCGACCCTGGTCATGCTGACGCTGGTCACGACGATCGCGCTGGTCGGCATGATGCTGCTCGACCAGGTGCGCGCGCGCCTGCTGATGTCTTGCGCCTTCGGGTTGGACCGCGCGCTCGGCCCGCAGGTGGTGACGCGACTGTTCGCCGAGGCAGGATCGCCTGGCCATCCGGCGCAGACCCAGTACATCCGCGACATCGCCAATGTGCGTGGTTTCCTGACCGGGCCCGGCGTGATCGCGCTGTTCGACGCGCCGTGGGCGCCGCTCTTCCTGCTGCTCATCTTCGTCTTCCATCCACTGCTCGGCATCGTGGCGACCGTGGGCGCGCTGGTGCTGCTGGTCTGCGCCTGGGTCAACAGCCGCGTCACCCGTCACTACAACGAAGTGTCGGCCCGTGCGTCGCGCGCCTCCTCGCAGTTCATCGACGCCTCGGTGCGCAATGCCGACGCGGTCCGCGCGATGGGCATGGCGCCCGATCTGGGCCGCCGCTGGGGCGCGCTGAACGACGAGGTGATCCGCGCCGGTGCCGCGTCGCAGGCGGTCGGCGCTCCCTGGACCGGCCTTACGCGCTTCGTCCGTCTCTACCTGCAGGTGCTCATGCTCGGCTGCGGCGCCTGGCTGGTGGTGCGCGGCGACCTCGGCTCCGGCGCCATGATGGCCGGCACGCTGATCCTGGCACGCGCGCTGTCGCCGGTCGAAGCCATCGTGTCGAGCTGGCGCAGCCTGTTCGACTTCCGTGAGTCGGTGGCGAGGCTTTCGTCGCTGCTCGAAGGCAGCGAGCAGGCGCGCGAGCCGCATCCGCTGCCGCGGCCGATCGGGCGTGTCGACGTCGAAGCCCTCACTATGATGGCCGGCCAGCGCGTGCTGCTGCGCGGCGTCGGTTTCTCGCTGCAGGCTGGTCAGCAACTGGCCGTGATCGGCCCGAGCGGTGCCGGCAAGACCGCCTTGCTGCGCCTGCTGGCCGGCATCTGGACACCGGCGTCCGGCGCCGTGCGCCTCGACGGCGCGCGGCTGCAGGACTACCCGCCGGACACGCTGGGCGCGGCAATCGGCTATCTGCCGCAGAACGTCGAACTGTTCCCCGGCACGGTGGCCGAGAACATCGCCCGCATGCAGCCGTCGCCGGACGCCGACGCGGTGATCGACGCCGCCCGCATGTGCGGCGCGCACGAACTCATCCTGCGGCTGCCGCAGGGCTACGACACCGAGGTGGGCGAGGGCGGTGCCCAGCTGTCGGCGGGCCAGCGCGCACGCGTCGGCATCGCCCGTGCGCTTTACGGGGCGCCCGCGCTGGTGCTGCTCGACGAACCGAACGCCAACCTCGACGCCGAAGGTGAGGACGCCTTGCTCGACATGCTGGCGCGGCTGCGCGAGCGCGGCATCACCGCCGTCGTGGTGGCGCACCGGCCGCGCATGCTGCAGGGCATGGACAAGCTGCTGGTGCTGCGCGATGGCGTGGTCGAGCAGTACGGTGACTACGCCGAGATTGCCGCCCGCGTCACGCGCAGCCCGCGCGTGACGGCGTTGAATGACAGAGCGGCACAGCAGGGAGGTGCGCAGCATGGCCATCGAGCTTGA